The window GCCAAGATCGTTCCAGGTGATGCCGCGGGCATTCAGCGCGATGGGCACGCCCGGCATCAGCGATACCCCGCGGCCTGCATCCGCGTGGGCGTCCTCGAAGCGCCCGAACTCGCGCAGGGCCATCGCCCGGCGCACGTAGGCGATACCGAACCGGGGATTGCGCGCGATCGCCGCATCATGGGCCTGAATCGCGTCGGCATGGCGACCAAGCCGCTGCAGCACCAAGCCACGATTGTCGTGGGGCTCGGGGAGCCGCGGATCCAGCGCGATCACGCGTTCATAGCTGGCCAGCGCGTCCGGCCAGCGCTCCAGTGCGAACAGCAGTCCTCCACGGTCATGCCAAGCCACCAAGTCGCGGGGGTCATGCCGGATCGCCGCCTCGCACTGTGCGAGCCGCTGCGCGATGTCGTGTGCTTGGTTCATGGGAGAGATCGATGCGATAGATGCATAAGCGACAGGATAGTGGACGCATCACGATCCGCCGGACCACATCCACGCGGCAATGAAACGAAGACAAGGGTGATGAAGATCACCGGCATCCGTCAGTCAACGCCAGAAACAGCGAAGCTGATGCGAACGGAATTGAGTGGAATCTTGCCGCGCCCATCACCGTTCGGCTGGTATTCCTGACCTCCCCCACGGAAGGAAAAGGAATGCGCCATGACCGATGCACGCGACCTTGAACGCAAATTCTGGAAGGCCATCGACCACGACCGCACGGTGATGCTGGGCATCACCGGCGTGGCCCCGCGGCCCATGACCGCATTGGCGGAAGACGAGCAGGCACCGATCTGGTTCTTCACCGCCTCTGACACCGACTTGGCCGAAAGCCTGCGCGGCAGCCTGGGCAAGCAGGCCACCGCCACCATCGCCAGCAAGGATCACGCTCTGTTCGCCACGGTCAGCGGCAAGATCGTGGTCGACAACGACCCGGCGGTGATCGACCGCCTCTGGAACCCGTTCATCGCCGCGTGGTTCGAGGGCGGCAAGGATGATCCCAAGCTGCGCCTGCTGCGCATGGATCCCGAAGACGCGCATGTCTGGCTCAACGAGAACAGCCTGCTTGCGGGCGTGAAATTGATGTTGGGCGTCGATCCGAAACGCGCCTACGAAGACAAGACCGGCGATATCGACATCGCCTGACCTGCCCTCTGGGGCCGGCATCACCCGTCGTCGTCGGCCTGCTGCAGGTCGACGGCGTCGCGGTCGTAGCCCAGCAACTCGCCGGGCGTGCAGTCCAGCACCAGGCACAACTTCGCCAAGGTGCGGAAGCGGATTCCCTTGACCTTGCCACTGCGGAACAGCGAGAGCTGGGTTTCGCTGATCCCAACCGTGGCCGCAAGTTCGCGCGCCTTCATGCCGCGACGGACGAGCATCTCGTCGAGGGTCACCCGGATCGGCATCAGACGATCTCGTCCAGTTCGGCCTGCAGCGCACGCGCCTGGTCGACCAGCCGCGCCAGCAACACCAGTGCCGCGCCGACCACTCCCAGCACGATCCCCGACAGGTCGAAATACAGGTAACCACCCTGCCCACCAGCGATCCAGCGCGACAGGTTGGTCACCGCGAACACATTGAACAACGCCCCGGCAAGCACGCCGATGCCGATGTGCCGCATCGCGCGTGCCACGGTCGGATGGAACAAGCGACCGGCGGCCAGGTCGCCCAGTGCGCGTTGCACCGCCCAAAGCGCCCACAGATAGCCAAGCCCAGGCAGGAAGCGCACCACCGAAAGCAGGGCCCGGGTGTTCCAGCCTTCCGGCATGTCGTTTGCCATCCGCCATGGCAGCCCGATCATGCCCATCGCCAGCAGCACGAGCAGGCCAGCGAACACCACGAGCGTCGCGGCGCGCAGGAGCCGGCATTGGCGACGGAAACTATCGGTTATCGGCATCGGACACCCCTGTCGTTGGTCATGCAAGTTTAATCTTGACTTAAAGTTTTGCTGTCCCTTAACTTTATCTCAGACTTAAATTTCCGGGAAGCCCCCGCATGCACACCGCCATCGAAACCCAAGGTCTCACCCGCCGCTTCGGCCAGCGCGCGGCGGTCGATGCGGTCTCCATGACCGTGCCCGAACGCAGCATCTACGGCTTCCTGGGCCGCAACGGCGCGGGCAAGACCACCACCATCAAGCTGCTGCTCGGCCTGCTGCAGGCGGATGCCGGGCGGGCGCGGATCGCCGGTATCGATGTCGCCGCCGACCGGATCGGCGCTGCGCGCAAGGTCGGCGCGCTGCTGGAAGCGCAGGGCTTCTACCCGCATCTCGGCGGCCGCGAGAACCTGGACCTCACCCGTCGCCTGCTGGGCCTGCCCAGGCGGGAAATCGACCGCGTCCTGGAGGTCACCGAAATGACCGCGCATGGCGGCCGGCGCGTCGCCGACTATTCGCTGGGCATGCGCCAACGGCTCGGCCTCGCCCGGGCAATGCTCGGTGCGCCTCCGGTGCTGATCCTGGACGAACCGACCAACGGGCTGGATCCGGAGGGCATCGCCGACATGCGCGGCTTCCTGCGCGAGCTGCCCGCGCGCAGCGGCGCCACCGTGTTGCTGTCCAGCCACCTGCTCGGCGAGATCGAACAGACCGCGACCCATATCGGCATCCTCAGCCATGGTCGGCTGGTGCTGGAAGGCGCGCTGGCCGAACTCAAGGCAGGACTGGCCACCGAAGTCGCGATCGAGACCGACACGCCGGAGCGCGCGCTGCTGCTCGCCCGCGAACACGGTTTCGATGTCGAACAGGCCGACGATGCCCTGGTCGCGCGCTTCGCCGCGGGCGAGGACGTGCGCGACGCCACCGCCACGCTCAACCGCGTGCTGTGCATCGCCGGCGGCATCCGCATCCATGCCCTTGCGCCGCGTCGGCGCTCGCTGGAAACCCTGTATCGCAATGCCGCCAAGGTCGCCGAACCAGCGGCGCTGGCCTGACTACCGGAGCCCGACCATGCCGCACGCCGCCCCTCCCCGTTTCGCCACCGCCCTCGCCGTCGAGGCCTTCAAGCTGCGCCGCTCGCTCGCGCTGTTTCTGGCGGCAGTGGCACCGCTGCTGATCGCGGTGTTCGTGTTCTTCAACCTGCTGCGGCTGGAAAAGGGCGCGCCGTGGGCAATGACCCTGCAGTCGTCCGCGGCGATCTGGGCGTTCTTCATGCTGCCGATGAGCGTGACCGCGCTGACCGCACTGGTCGCGCACACCGAGCACGGCCCGCGCGCCTGGGACCATCTGCGCGCCCTGCCCCTGCCGCGTTGGCACCTGTACGCATCGAAGGCGCTCTGCGTGCTCGGCGTGGTCGCGGCGATGAGCCTGCTGCTGGCCCTGCTCACCATGTTCGCCGTCGAAGCCGCAGGCCTGATCAAGCCGGCGGTCGCGGCGATCGGTACGCCCGACATCGGCGGATATCTCGCATTGCTCGGCCGCATCTTCCTGGCCGCATGGCTGCTGGTCGCGGTGCAGCTGTGGATCGCGTTGCGCTATTCGAGCTTTGTCCCCGCACTGGCGGTCGGCATCGGCGGCACATTCTTCGCGGTGGTCGCCACCTCGGCGAAGATCGGCGCGTTCCTGCCCTGGCAGATCCCGGTCAACCAACTCGCCAGCGATCCGGCACGCGCGCACCTCGCGCTGGCGCTTGGCTGCATCGGCGGTTGCGCCGTGTTCGTGGCGATGCTGTGGCAGTTGGGCCGACGCGAAGTGCTGGGCTGAGCGCGGTTCGCTCAGCTTGAATTGGCAAGCGCAAAATCGATCGCCGCGCGCACGGCCGCAGCCTGTGCGTCGTTGCATTGCTGCGGCGTGGCGCGCGGGCTGTCCGGGTAGACCTCGGTGGTGGTGACATAGGACGCATCGGTGGCACCGGCGCACAGGCCGAGCGCGCGGCAGTCGTACTCGATCACGCCCGGTGCGACCACCGGGGATCCGATGATGGTGCCGTCGGGATCGGCCGGCGCGATATGCGTCACCTTCGCTACTTCGGCATTGATCGCCTGCTGGAAGCCCGGCTCCGGCCGCGCACTGTCCGCGCACAGATAGAAACCATCGGGAATCGTGCCGGGTTCGTAGTCCTTGCCGTCGCGCGCGGCCAATGCGGGGCGGAATTCGGACTCGTCGCTGTCGGTGGTTTCGTGCAGGTCGACGTGCACCAGCACGCGGCCTTGCAGCGGCGCGATCAAGGCCAGCACAGCCGCGGATTCTGCAACCGGGCCGCCGGCCTTGAAGTTTCGGTTCGGATCCAGCGCATCCGGGTTCCAGCGATTGATCCTCTCGTAGGCCCACGGGCTCACGCAAGGCACGACCAGCAGGTTGGCGCGGCCCGCGTAGTCAGCGGCATGGCGCTCCACGAACTGCAGCGCCCCGTGCACACCGCTGGTTTCGTAGCCGTGCACGCCGCCGGTGACCAGCATCGTTGGCAGCGCGTCATCCCAGTCGCGGCTGCGGATCGCCAGCAGCGGATATCGGCCATCAGGCGCGCAATCGAGTTCGCCGTACTGGTCCACATCGAAACGGTCGCGCAGCGCGTCGATCTTCGCCACCACCTCATCGGCATGGCTGCGCAGCTTGTGCTGGCCTGCGCGCCATTCGGTTTTTTCGGCTGCGCCCCAGGGCTGGCCTGGCGTGCCGATCGGATACGTCTGGTTGGTCATCCTGCCTCCCGGCGCTCAGATGGCTGCAGTCACCACGATTTCCACCTTCCAGCCCGGACGGGCCAGCGGCGCCTGCACGGTCGCGCGGGCGGGGGCTTCGCCGGGCACGACCCAGGCATCCCAGGCGCGGTTCATGGCGTCGAAGTCGGCGATGTCGGCCAGGTAGATCTGCGCGCGCAGGATCCTGCGCTTGTCGCTGCCGGCCTTGGCCAGCAAGGCATCGATCTCCGCCAGCACCTGGTGGGTCTGGCCCTCGGCGTCGGCGCTGGTGTCTTCCGGCACCTGGCCCGCCAGGTAGACGATACCGCCGTGGACGGTGGCTTCGGACATGCGCTTGCCGGCGTCGAATCGCTGGATCATGGGCGGAGAACTCGCGGGAGTGAGGGAACTCGCATGGTAACCGCCACCGCCCGCTGGGTGCCCGGCGCGGGCGTCCCGTACACTGGCGGCCTGCCCCACCCCGTGAGTGCCCATGGCCAAGCCCAATTATTCGTTCGAAAAGCGCCAGCGCGAGCTGGCCAAGCAGAAGAAGAAAGACGAGAAAGACGCGAAGAAGCGCGCCGAGCGCGAAGCGGCCAAAGCCGACGCCGCACCGGCCGACGCGCCGCAGTCCGGCGACATCGAGTAACTGATCCATCCCCATCTCCCGTCTGCGGGAGATGGCGATGACGGCTGCGCCAGGCGCGGCTTACCAGATGCGGACACGCTGCTCCGGCGGCAGATACATCGCATCGCCGGGCTTGACGTCGAACGCCTGGTACCAAGGATCGAAATTCCGCAGCGGACCGTTGGCACGGTACATGCCCGGCGAATGCGGGTTGGTCTTGATCTGGTTCAGCAACGCCTCGTCGCGGTACTTGCCCTTCCACACCTGCGCCCACGACAGGAAAAAGCGCTGGTCGCCGGTCAGGCCGTCGATCACCGGTGCCGGCTTGCCGCCCAGGCTGAGCTTGTAGGCGGTGTAGGCCATCGAGACCCCGCCGAGGTCGCCGATGTTCTCGCCCATGGTCAGTGCGCCGTTGACGCACTGGCCCGGCAACGGGCAATACGCGGCGTACTGCGCGCCCAGTGCCTTGGTGCGCTGCTCGAAGCGGGCGCGGTCTTCGTCGGTCCACCAGTTGCGCTGGATGCCGGCGAAGTCGGACTTGCTGCCTTGGTCGTCGAAACCGTGGCCCATCTCGTGGCCGATCACCGCGCCGATCGCGCCGTAGTTGACCGCCGGATCGGCGTTCACGTCGAAGAACGGCGGCTGCAGGATGCCGGCCGGGAACACGATCTCGTTGAATGTCGAGTTGTAGTAGGCGTTCACCGTCTGCGGGGTCATGCCCCATTCCTCGCGATCGGTCCTGGTGCCGACGCGGCGGTTCTGGTCGTCGCGGTTGTAGCGGCGCATCGCCACCACGTTCGCCAGCAGGTTGCCGGGCACCACGGAGGCGCTGGAGTAGTCCAGCCACTTCGACGGATAGCCGATCTTCGGGCGGAAGGTTTCCAGCTTGCGATAGGCCTCGGCCTTGGTCGCATCGCCCATCCAATCCATCCCGGCGATGTTCTGGCGCAGCGCGGCGCGCAGGTTCTCCACCAGCGTGTCCATCGCCGCCTTCGATTCCGGCCTGAAGTAGCGCGCGACATACAGCTCGCCGAGGGCTTCGCCCAGCCCGCCGCGGCCACCGACCAGTGCGACCGCGCGCTTCCAGTCGTCGCGCTGCGCCTTCTGTCCACCCAGCACCTTGCCGTTGAATTCGAACGACGCATCGTCGATCGCGGTGCTCAGCAGGCCGGCGTTGCCTTTGATCGCGTGGAACGTGAGGTAGTCGCGCCAGGTCGCGAGCGGGGTGGCATCGATGATGTCGAGGATCGGCTGCACCGCGTCCGGGGTGACCACGTTGATCCGGTCCGGTGCCTGCATGCCCTGCGCGCGCAGGTGCGCGGCCCAGTCGTAGCCCGGGTACTGCTTCTGCAGGTCGGCGAAGCTGGCCACGTTGTAGGTCTTGTCGCGCTCGCGCAGCTTGGCGCGTTCCCACATCGGCTTGGCCAGCGCGGTTTCCAGCGCGAGCACCGCATCCGCACGCGCCTTCGCGTCCGCAGCGTTCACGCCGGCGAAGCCGAGCATGCGCTGGATGTGGGCGAGATAGGCCTCGCGGATCCTGGCGAAGCGTGCGTCCGGATTGACGTAGTAGTCCTTGTCCGGAAGGCCCAGCCCACCGACACCCAGCGAGGCCAGGTAGAGATCGGGGTCCTTGCGGTCCGCGCCCAGGCCGATGCCGATCGGTCCATTGCCGCCATCCAGGTCGCGGTTGCCGAACGCCGCGATCAGCGCAGCCTTGGAATCGATCGCGGCATAGCGGTCCAGCACCGGCTGCAACGGCTTGATCCCGGCGGCGTCGCGGCCGGCGCGATCCATGGCGCTGGCGTAGAAATCGCGCAGCTTGCGCTCGTTGCTGCCGGCCTTCAGATCCTTGCGCTTGCCCAACTCCTCGATCAGCGCATGCGCCTGTTCCTCGGAGCGATCGCGCAGTGCATTGAAGGAGCCGAAGCTGGTCTCGTAGTCCTTCAGCTGGTAGCTGTCCAGCCACTTGCCGCTCGCGTAGCGGTTGAAATCGTCGCCCGGCTTCACCGTGACGTCGCGGGCGGACAGGTCCACGCCGAAACTGCCGATCTGCGCCTTGCCCGCGCCGGGTTGGGCGGCGATCGCGGTCACGGTGGTCAACGCCAGGGCGATGCCCAGGCTCAAGGTCAATGGCACAAGGCGCATGGCGGTGTTCCGGATGAAGTGGAACCCGGGAGCGTACCTGCTCGGGCTGAAAGCCTCACCTGCCATTGGTACGGCGGCCAGTGCGCGAATGCGGCCGGGTTAGCATGCCGCCCTGCATCGGAGATCGCGCTTGCCCCGTTATCACGGCCCCCTGCTCACCCGCACGCTCGGCGACACACTGCGCGCTGCGCGCGATGCCGGCGCATCCACATGGACGGGTTCACTCGACCTGGGCCGCAGCGGCGACACCGCAACGCTGACCGAGACGCATTGGGACTGGCAAGGCATCCGCTTTCCATATCCCGAAAAACTCAAGGACCGCACCCTGTACCGGTGGGATGGCGAGGCGTTCGAGCCCATCTCGCGCTATGCCGGCAAGCTGATCAAGCTGGTGCCGACCGAATGGGATGTCCCGACCTTCGAGATCGACGGCATCAAGATGCTGCCCACGTCGAAGGCTTCGCCGCTGGATGACGCGCGCCAAAAAGTCGCGCTGGTGCAACCCGCAGGCAAGACGGTGCTGGATACTTGCGGCGGGCTGGGCTATTTCGCCGCATGCTGCCTCGATGCCGGTGCCGCGCGCATCCAGTCGTTCGAGAAGAACGAAGACGTGCTGTGGCTGCGCACGCTCAATCCGTGGTCGCCGGACCCGGATGCACCGGAATACGGCGGGCGGCTGCAACTGGCGCATGCCGACGTGTCGCAGGCGATCAGGGCGCTGCCCGATGGATCATTCGATGCCGCCCTGCACGACCCGCCACGTTTCGGCATCGCCGGGGAACTGTATTCGCAG of the Thermomonas carbonis genome contains:
- a CDS encoding pyridoxamine 5'-phosphate oxidase family protein, whose protein sequence is MTDARDLERKFWKAIDHDRTVMLGITGVAPRPMTALAEDEQAPIWFFTASDTDLAESLRGSLGKQATATIASKDHALFATVSGKIVVDNDPAVIDRLWNPFIAAWFEGGKDDPKLRLLRMDPEDAHVWLNENSLLAGVKLMLGVDPKRAYEDKTGDIDIA
- a CDS encoding helix-turn-helix domain-containing protein — protein: MPIRVTLDEMLVRRGMKARELAATVGISETQLSLFRSGKVKGIRFRTLAKLCLVLDCTPGELLGYDRDAVDLQQADDDG
- a CDS encoding DUF2975 domain-containing protein, whose translation is MPITDSFRRQCRLLRAATLVVFAGLLVLLAMGMIGLPWRMANDMPEGWNTRALLSVVRFLPGLGYLWALWAVQRALGDLAAGRLFHPTVARAMRHIGIGVLAGALFNVFAVTNLSRWIAGGQGGYLYFDLSGIVLGVVGAALVLLARLVDQARALQAELDEIV
- a CDS encoding ABC transporter ATP-binding protein, whose product is MHTAIETQGLTRRFGQRAAVDAVSMTVPERSIYGFLGRNGAGKTTTIKLLLGLLQADAGRARIAGIDVAADRIGAARKVGALLEAQGFYPHLGGRENLDLTRRLLGLPRREIDRVLEVTEMTAHGGRRVADYSLGMRQRLGLARAMLGAPPVLILDEPTNGLDPEGIADMRGFLRELPARSGATVLLSSHLLGEIEQTATHIGILSHGRLVLEGALAELKAGLATEVAIETDTPERALLLAREHGFDVEQADDALVARFAAGEDVRDATATLNRVLCIAGGIRIHALAPRRRSLETLYRNAAKVAEPAALA
- a CDS encoding ABC transporter permease, with the protein product MPHAAPPRFATALAVEAFKLRRSLALFLAAVAPLLIAVFVFFNLLRLEKGAPWAMTLQSSAAIWAFFMLPMSVTALTALVAHTEHGPRAWDHLRALPLPRWHLYASKALCVLGVVAAMSLLLALLTMFAVEAAGLIKPAVAAIGTPDIGGYLALLGRIFLAAWLLVAVQLWIALRYSSFVPALAVGIGGTFFAVVATSAKIGAFLPWQIPVNQLASDPARAHLALALGCIGGCAVFVAMLWQLGRREVLG
- a CDS encoding M14 family metallopeptidase; translated protein: MTNQTYPIGTPGQPWGAAEKTEWRAGQHKLRSHADEVVAKIDALRDRFDVDQYGELDCAPDGRYPLLAIRSRDWDDALPTMLVTGGVHGYETSGVHGALQFVERHAADYAGRANLLVVPCVSPWAYERINRWNPDALDPNRNFKAGGPVAESAAVLALIAPLQGRVLVHVDLHETTDSDESEFRPALAARDGKDYEPGTIPDGFYLCADSARPEPGFQQAINAEVAKVTHIAPADPDGTIIGSPVVAPGVIEYDCRALGLCAGATDASYVTTTEVYPDSPRATPQQCNDAQAAAVRAAIDFALANSS
- a CDS encoding RidA family protein, producing MIQRFDAGKRMSEATVHGGIVYLAGQVPEDTSADAEGQTHQVLAEIDALLAKAGSDKRRILRAQIYLADIADFDAMNRAWDAWVVPGEAPARATVQAPLARPGWKVEIVVTAAI
- a CDS encoding M13 family metallopeptidase → MRLVPLTLSLGIALALTTVTAIAAQPGAGKAQIGSFGVDLSARDVTVKPGDDFNRYASGKWLDSYQLKDYETSFGSFNALRDRSEEQAHALIEELGKRKDLKAGSNERKLRDFYASAMDRAGRDAAGIKPLQPVLDRYAAIDSKAALIAAFGNRDLDGGNGPIGIGLGADRKDPDLYLASLGVGGLGLPDKDYYVNPDARFARIREAYLAHIQRMLGFAGVNAADAKARADAVLALETALAKPMWERAKLRERDKTYNVASFADLQKQYPGYDWAAHLRAQGMQAPDRINVVTPDAVQPILDIIDATPLATWRDYLTFHAIKGNAGLLSTAIDDASFEFNGKVLGGQKAQRDDWKRAVALVGGRGGLGEALGELYVARYFRPESKAAMDTLVENLRAALRQNIAGMDWMGDATKAEAYRKLETFRPKIGYPSKWLDYSSASVVPGNLLANVVAMRRYNRDDQNRRVGTRTDREEWGMTPQTVNAYYNSTFNEIVFPAGILQPPFFDVNADPAVNYGAIGAVIGHEMGHGFDDQGSKSDFAGIQRNWWTDEDRARFEQRTKALGAQYAAYCPLPGQCVNGALTMGENIGDLGGVSMAYTAYKLSLGGKPAPVIDGLTGDQRFFLSWAQVWKGKYRDEALLNQIKTNPHSPGMYRANGPLRNFDPWYQAFDVKPGDAMYLPPEQRVRIW
- a CDS encoding class I SAM-dependent methyltransferase, encoding MPRYHGPLLTRTLGDTLRAARDAGASTWTGSLDLGRSGDTATLTETHWDWQGIRFPYPEKLKDRTLYRWDGEAFEPISRYAGKLIKLVPTEWDVPTFEIDGIKMLPTSKASPLDDARQKVALVQPAGKTVLDTCGGLGYFAACCLDAGAARIQSFEKNEDVLWLRTLNPWSPDPDAPEYGGRLQLAHADVSQAIRALPDGSFDAALHDPPRFGIAGELYSQVFYDQLARVLKRGGRLFHYTGSPNKLTSGRDVPREVAKRLEKAGFRAELALDGVLGVRR